From Streptomyces fungicidicus, one genomic window encodes:
- a CDS encoding mycofactocin-coupled SDR family oxidoreductase translates to MRLQGKTVVVTGAARGVGRACALAFSREGADLALLDVCGDVDGVPYPLGTVSQLDHTARLCREQGSAVLTATADIRDGAALRGAVDETLDRFGAIDVLVNNAGIVAPSGRTTHEITEDEWQVMIDVNLSGAWRMISLVGPHMVARRSGSIVNVASTAGLVGYRHFAGYTASKHGLIGLTRATALDYAPLKVRVNALCPGSIRDDSRAEGRMLTEIARSLELPVGEHEQTFVQSQPMNALIEPEDVAGAALWLASDESRQVTGSVLTVDGGFTTR, encoded by the coding sequence GTGCGCCTGCAAGGAAAGACCGTCGTCGTGACGGGAGCCGCGCGCGGGGTCGGCCGGGCCTGCGCGCTGGCGTTCAGCCGGGAGGGCGCCGACCTCGCCCTGCTCGACGTGTGCGGTGACGTGGACGGCGTGCCCTACCCGCTCGGCACGGTCAGCCAGCTGGACCACACCGCGCGGCTCTGCCGTGAGCAGGGCTCCGCCGTGCTCACGGCGACCGCCGACATCCGCGACGGCGCCGCCCTGCGCGGCGCGGTCGACGAGACGCTGGACCGGTTCGGCGCCATCGACGTCCTCGTCAACAACGCGGGCATCGTGGCGCCGTCGGGCCGGACCACCCACGAGATCACCGAGGACGAGTGGCAGGTGATGATCGACGTCAACCTGTCCGGCGCCTGGCGCATGATCTCGCTGGTCGGCCCGCACATGGTCGCGCGGCGCTCCGGCAGCATCGTCAACGTCGCCTCCACCGCCGGACTGGTGGGCTACCGCCACTTCGCCGGATACACCGCCTCCAAGCACGGCCTGATCGGGCTGACCAGGGCGACCGCGCTGGACTACGCGCCGCTGAAGGTGCGCGTCAACGCCCTGTGCCCCGGATCGATCCGCGACGACAGCCGGGCCGAGGGCCGGATGCTCACCGAGATCGCCAGGTCGCTGGAGCTGCCGGTCGGCGAGCACGAGCAGACCTTCGTCCAGTCGCAGCCGATGAACGCGCTGATCGAGCCGGAGGACGTGGCCGGTGCCGCGCTCTGGCTCGCCTCCGACGAGTCCCGGCAGGTGACCGGCTCCGTGCTGACCGTCGACGGCGGCTTCACCACCCGCTGA
- a CDS encoding thioesterase II family protein — protein MSKTVVLCVPFAGAGASVFRPWVPLAQDRFDLAAVQLPGREQRFAEEPYRDAVVAADGLLPEVLERVRGAGPVVLFGHSLGAVLSYEIAHGLAATDGVELAALVVSGSPGPWTRRENGASGLDDDQFLDRVKEFAGYRHDALEDPEMRELLLPTLRADVEMHESYVPSSDVPLAAPIISVRGTTDTLVTTEQAMEWSKATSGEFRFVEVEGGHMYLVDNPEGLIDVLADVHPDRF, from the coding sequence ATGTCGAAGACGGTCGTGCTCTGCGTGCCGTTCGCCGGGGCCGGCGCCTCGGTCTTCCGCCCCTGGGTGCCCCTCGCCCAGGACCGGTTCGACCTCGCCGCCGTGCAACTCCCCGGCCGTGAGCAGCGGTTCGCCGAGGAGCCGTACCGCGACGCGGTCGTGGCCGCCGACGGGCTGCTGCCCGAGGTGCTCGAGCGGGTCCGGGGCGCCGGCCCGGTCGTCCTGTTCGGACACAGCCTCGGCGCGGTCCTGTCCTACGAGATCGCCCACGGGCTGGCCGCCACCGACGGCGTCGAACTGGCGGCGCTCGTGGTCAGCGGCTCCCCGGGCCCCTGGACCCGGCGCGAGAACGGGGCGAGCGGACTCGACGACGACCAGTTCCTGGACCGCGTCAAGGAGTTCGCCGGTTACCGGCACGACGCGCTGGAGGACCCGGAGATGCGGGAACTGCTGCTGCCCACGCTCCGCGCCGACGTCGAGATGCACGAGAGCTACGTCCCCTCCTCCGACGTACCGCTGGCCGCGCCGATCATCTCGGTGCGCGGCACCACCGACACCCTGGTCACCACCGAGCAGGCCATGGAGTGGTCCAAGGCCACCAGCGGGGAGTTCCGGTTCGTGGAGGTCGAGGGCGGCCACATGTACCTGGTCGACAACCCCGAGGGCCTGATCGACGTGCTCGCCGACGTCCACCCCGACCGTTTCTGA
- a CDS encoding thioesterase domain-containing protein, giving the protein MTPRATPASRRTSPRPAPRRPSTRRSCATISPSCCPTTWCPCTTPVIDAVPVTPNGKVDKKALPAPRLLDRRPGRAPRDETETALCEIFAGLLGHDTVSIDDNFFELGGHSLLATKLISRVRDRLGAEMSVVSIFEAPTVAALAVRLGQDGAAGPTAPLLTLRPGGTDTALFCVHPLGGLSWPYASLAEHLPADVALYGLQAVGLDDGDAPLPGTLEEMADDYVARVRAVQPEGPYRLLGWSLGGRIAHAMASRLEAAGQEVELLALLDAYPSTEADTEAHFSEREFLDGVLSAAGLDAADVDGPLDVDTVMAAVRSAGADLAGLTADQLRRLQHVMANSFRVDGAAVTGRCRAGAVMFAATVDPVGDPAHWLDHVGGELEVHSVAAAHNDLMRPEPLAEMGAVLAKKLARTARADHA; this is encoded by the coding sequence GTGACCCCTCGGGCGACACCCGCCTCGCGGCGTACGTCACCGAGGCCGGCCCCTCGTCGCCCGTCGACCCGGAGGAGCTGCGCGACCATCTCGCCGAGCTGCTGCCCGACCACATGGTGCCCGTGCACTACACCCGTCATCGACGCCGTGCCGGTCACCCCGAACGGCAAGGTCGACAAGAAGGCGCTCCCGGCCCCGCGGCTGCTCGACCGCCGTCCCGGCAGGGCCCCGCGCGACGAGACCGAGACGGCGCTGTGCGAGATCTTCGCCGGGCTCCTCGGACACGACACCGTCTCCATCGACGACAACTTCTTCGAGCTCGGCGGCCATTCGCTGCTCGCGACCAAGCTCATCAGCCGCGTCCGGGACCGGCTCGGGGCGGAGATGTCGGTGGTGTCGATCTTCGAGGCGCCGACGGTGGCGGCCCTCGCCGTCCGCCTCGGCCAGGACGGCGCGGCCGGGCCCACCGCCCCGCTGCTGACCCTGCGCCCCGGCGGCACGGACACCGCGCTGTTCTGCGTCCACCCGCTCGGCGGGCTCAGCTGGCCCTACGCCTCCCTCGCCGAGCACCTGCCCGCGGACGTAGCCCTCTACGGCCTCCAGGCGGTCGGACTCGACGACGGCGACGCCCCGCTCCCCGGCACCCTCGAGGAGATGGCCGACGACTACGTGGCCCGCGTCCGCGCGGTCCAGCCTGAGGGCCCCTACCGGCTCCTCGGCTGGTCGCTGGGCGGCCGGATCGCGCACGCCATGGCGTCCCGCCTGGAGGCCGCGGGCCAGGAGGTCGAGCTGCTCGCCCTGCTGGACGCCTACCCGAGCACCGAGGCGGACACCGAGGCGCACTTCTCCGAAAGGGAGTTCCTCGACGGAGTCCTCTCCGCCGCCGGACTCGACGCGGCCGATGTCGACGGGCCGCTCGACGTCGACACGGTCATGGCGGCGGTGCGCTCCGCCGGCGCCGACCTGGCCGGCCTCACGGCGGACCAACTGCGGCGGCTTCAGCACGTGATGGCCAACAGCTTCCGCGTCGACGGCGCCGCCGTCACCGGGCGCTGCCGGGCCGGCGCGGTGATGTTCGCCGCGACCGTCGACCCGGTCGGCGACCCCGCCCACTGGCTCGACCACGTCGGCGGCGAGCTGGAGGTCCACTCCGTCGCCGCCGCGCACAACGACCTGATGCGGCCCGAGCCGCTCGCCGAGATGGGGGCGGTGCTGGCGAAGAAGCTGGCCCGCACCGCTCGCGCGGACCACGCCTGA
- a CDS encoding non-ribosomal peptide synthetase: protein MSTTDPSSLEAVLPLTPLQEGLLFHAQYDEQDGPDVYVMQLGMDIDGPLDVPALHSAARVLLQRHGNLRAGFRDGGARPLQFVPKSVDPLWRLVDLTEVPGPEREEALREVTERDRAARFDLHHPPLLRFTVVRTAPLRHRLLVTNHHILLDGWSAPVLVRELFELYAAGGDASALPPVTPFRYHLGWLAKQDRAAAGRAWRDALAGLDGPTLLAALPDDRSAAVLPSKVGARLSPETTDRLNRRVRELGLTLNTVVQAAWGLLLGRLTDRADVTFGMTLAGRPPEIPGVHTMVGLFLNTVPVRVRLERDESLLALCRRLQDEQRALMAHQFLGLAEIQRTAGHGDLFDTLTVTENFPVDPAALTLPGGLSVAGVFSTDGAHYPLALMVIPGDSLELRFTYRADAFDEARIEGYSRALTAVLESFVADPAVPAGTVDVLDPGMRSRLLTEWSPPPAPDGARTLPELLALRAAATPDREALVCGGLSLTYAELTDRVERIAAWLRERGVRDEEPVAIAMDRSAEYVLAVLGVIRAGAVYVPVDHRWPPARRAHVLADSGVKVILEQGDLPDHHPLPEGGVPMPPGAERVAYIMYTSGSTGRPKGVAVTHRGIGDLAADSRFANGSQERVLLQSAHAFDASTYQMWIPLLNGATLVVGPPGDLDIATIGRVLAADRITATLFTTGLFRLIAAEAPEVLRPLREVWTGGEALPAASVRQVLDACPDLTVVNAYGPTEVTVMAAAHSLPPGASVPESVPIGRPMDGKRVLVLDSGLRLCPPGVAGELYVAGVGLARGYVGRADLTAERFVADPYGGPGERLYRTGDVVRWRADGLLEFVGRRDNQVKLRGFRIELGEIESVLAGHDAVGQIAVVVREDRPGVRHLVGYAVPAAGATLDTEQLRAWAAERLPEYMVPRPVVALDALPLTTNGKLDVAALPAPEHTEDDARAPRTPHEELLCGLFAEVLGLESVSVHDNFFEHGGHSLLATRLVSRVRTVLGVELPIRRVFEEPTPAALAARLTDATAAARPALRPVDRPERVPLSFAQRRLWFLNRMEGPSATYNIPFAVRLSGGLDAAALTAAFNDVVGRHEALRTVFPDTDGEPRQHVLPAGHAVVDIEVTDITGAALPAALHAAGTAGFDLAVDLPVRARLFRLAPDEHVLCAVVHHIAGDGWSQAPLVRDLSAAYRARLEGAAPDWRPLPVQYADYTLWQRELLGDEQDDDSTAAAQLAYWKEQLSGAPQELELPTDRPRPAVAGHQGGAVPVHIDAELTGALRALAAKTDTTPFMVFQAALAALLSRLGAGDDIPIGTPVAGRTDAAADDLIGFFVNTLVLRTDVSGAPGFAELLRRARAVALGAYAHQDLPFERLVDLVGADRSLSHNPLFQVILAYQNNDLREVELPGLRVTPHEMPLPVAKVDLELTLVEDAAGGGISGLLNYATDLFDRSSAERVAAHLVALLRAAVADPARPVRDLEILPPADRERLLTGWNDTRRPVPAGTVPELFAERAAAHAGRPAVVSDTGALDYATLAGRVNRLARLLIERGAGPEDRVALVLPRSADLTTALLAVMTAGAAYIPVDPQHPADRIEYMLTDGDPVLVVTLTGLADRLPDQIAEPVFLDSPEVVQALDRLSGAEVTDADRRVPLMPAHPAYVIYTSGSTGRPKGVVVGHRGVASLAAWQAEYLGVGEDSRVGQFAAPSFDAAAWETVMALLNGATLLLTPQDGPVLGDDLTAFLRERAVTHATLTPTALSGADPESAPAGLTLVLAGEAVPRDLVARWAPGRRVINAYGPTETTVCATASAPVDGTVAPPIGGPIANTRVYVLDGALHPCPVGVAGELYVAGAGLARGYLRRPGLTAERFVADPFGGPGERLYRTGDVVRWRPDGDLEFVGRRDDQVKLRGFRIELGEIEAAVSGCAEVDSAAVVVREDRPGVRQLVAYVVPDGDAERLPEAVRAHAAERLPEYMVPQAVVVVDALPLTVNGKLDHAALPAPEFGGDDGGRAAATDAEKIVAEAFREVLGLPEVSADAGFFELGGDSIVSIKLVGEVRKGGLVITPRDVFEHKTVAGLAAAARSVDDLPAQDPDAGIGEVPLTPMTHWLRELGGRTERFHQSVLLQVPAGLGLDHLTAAVRTVLDHHDALRLTLSDTAGEWSYEVRPRGAVDAAGCVGRVDVAGAGPGELRAAIGRHAERVVGELSPSDGETLRAVWFDAGPDTPGRLLLVAHHLVVDGVSWRILVPDLAAAWQAAASGAEPALEPVGTPWRRWAQWLGELSAQPARAAQAAWWADQLRDEDTQVTAAPRDPAVDTMGTQSALAVTLPEDVTERLLTAVPAAARCGVEDVFLTAFALAVADWRRRRGLGAGTAVLVDVERHGRQIPPDHDLDVSRTVGWFTSLAPVRLDLGPVSWGQVFNSPGALHKALSRVKETLREMPDEGVGYGLLRHLNPRTRDELAAYQQPQFGFNYLGRTAVADASADDDWSMSADGEVLRELGGGDPQMPAPHAVSLNVVVEDGPAGPRLIANWTWPRRLLEPDELHRLADGWFHALTALADHAAEEQPTGLTPSDLSLIDLELDDLGVLETEWRKTQ, encoded by the coding sequence ATGAGCACCACCGATCCCTCGTCGCTGGAAGCCGTCCTGCCGCTCACCCCGCTGCAGGAGGGCCTGCTCTTCCACGCGCAGTACGACGAGCAGGACGGCCCGGACGTCTACGTCATGCAACTCGGCATGGACATCGACGGTCCGCTCGACGTGCCCGCCCTGCACTCCGCCGCCCGCGTCCTGCTCCAGCGGCACGGCAACCTGCGCGCGGGCTTCCGGGACGGCGGGGCGCGCCCCCTGCAGTTCGTCCCGAAGTCCGTCGACCCGCTCTGGCGGTTGGTCGACCTGACCGAGGTGCCCGGGCCGGAGCGGGAGGAGGCGCTGCGCGAGGTCACCGAACGGGACCGGGCCGCCCGCTTCGACCTGCACCACCCGCCCCTGCTCCGGTTCACCGTGGTGCGCACCGCGCCGCTGCGGCACCGGCTGCTCGTCACCAACCACCACATCCTGCTCGACGGCTGGTCCGCGCCGGTCCTCGTGCGGGAACTGTTCGAGCTGTACGCGGCCGGCGGCGACGCCTCCGCGCTGCCCCCGGTGACACCGTTCCGCTACCACCTGGGATGGCTCGCCAAGCAGGACCGCGCCGCCGCCGGCCGGGCCTGGCGGGACGCGCTCGCCGGGCTCGACGGACCGACCCTGCTGGCCGCCCTGCCCGACGACCGTTCCGCGGCCGTGCTGCCCAGCAAGGTCGGCGCCCGGCTGTCGCCGGAGACCACCGACCGGCTCAACCGGCGGGTGCGTGAACTCGGCCTCACCCTCAACACCGTCGTACAGGCCGCCTGGGGTTTGCTGCTCGGCCGGCTCACCGACCGCGCCGACGTCACCTTCGGCATGACCCTCGCCGGCCGGCCGCCGGAGATCCCCGGCGTGCACACCATGGTCGGCCTGTTCCTCAACACCGTGCCGGTGCGGGTGCGACTGGAGCGCGACGAGTCGCTGCTCGCGCTGTGCCGGCGGCTCCAGGACGAGCAGCGCGCCCTGATGGCGCACCAGTTCCTCGGCCTCGCGGAGATCCAGCGCACGGCCGGCCACGGCGACCTGTTCGACACCCTCACCGTGACGGAGAACTTCCCCGTCGACCCGGCCGCCCTCACCCTGCCCGGCGGGCTGTCGGTCGCCGGGGTCTTCTCCACCGACGGCGCGCACTACCCGCTCGCCCTCATGGTCATCCCCGGCGACTCGCTCGAACTGCGCTTCACCTACCGCGCCGACGCCTTCGACGAGGCCCGGATCGAGGGCTACAGCCGCGCCCTGACCGCCGTGCTGGAGTCCTTCGTCGCCGACCCGGCCGTCCCGGCCGGCACCGTCGACGTGCTGGACCCCGGCATGCGCTCCCGGCTGCTGACCGAGTGGAGCCCGCCGCCCGCCCCCGACGGGGCGCGCACCCTGCCCGAACTGCTGGCGCTGCGCGCCGCCGCGACACCCGACCGGGAGGCGCTGGTCTGCGGCGGCCTCTCGCTGACCTACGCGGAACTCACCGACCGCGTGGAGCGGATCGCCGCCTGGCTGCGCGAGCGCGGAGTGCGCGACGAGGAGCCCGTCGCCATCGCCATGGACCGCTCCGCCGAGTACGTCCTGGCCGTGCTCGGCGTGATCCGCGCCGGCGCCGTCTACGTCCCGGTCGACCACCGCTGGCCGCCGGCCCGGCGGGCGCACGTCCTCGCCGACAGCGGGGTGAAGGTGATCCTGGAGCAGGGCGACCTGCCGGACCACCACCCGCTGCCCGAGGGCGGCGTGCCGATGCCGCCCGGCGCCGAACGCGTCGCCTACATCATGTACACCTCCGGCTCGACCGGCCGGCCCAAGGGCGTCGCCGTCACCCACCGCGGCATCGGCGACCTCGCCGCCGACAGCCGGTTCGCCAACGGCTCGCAGGAGCGGGTGCTGCTCCAGTCGGCCCACGCCTTCGACGCCTCCACGTACCAGATGTGGATCCCGCTGCTGAACGGCGCCACCCTCGTCGTCGGCCCGCCCGGCGACCTGGACATCGCCACCATCGGCCGGGTCCTCGCCGCCGACCGGATCACCGCCACTCTGTTCACCACCGGCCTGTTCCGGCTGATCGCCGCCGAGGCGCCCGAGGTGCTCCGGCCGCTGCGCGAGGTGTGGACCGGCGGTGAGGCGCTGCCCGCCGCGTCGGTGCGCCAGGTCCTGGACGCCTGCCCGGACCTCACCGTCGTCAACGCCTACGGGCCGACCGAGGTCACCGTGATGGCGGCCGCGCACAGCCTGCCGCCCGGCGCGTCCGTGCCGGAGTCCGTGCCCATCGGCCGCCCCATGGACGGCAAGCGCGTCCTCGTCCTCGACAGCGGCCTGCGGCTGTGCCCGCCCGGCGTCGCGGGCGAGCTGTACGTGGCCGGCGTCGGACTGGCCCGCGGCTACGTCGGCCGGGCCGACCTGACCGCCGAGCGGTTCGTCGCCGACCCGTACGGCGGGCCGGGCGAGCGGCTGTACCGCACCGGCGACGTGGTGCGCTGGCGGGCCGACGGCCTGCTGGAGTTCGTCGGCCGCCGGGACAACCAGGTGAAGCTGCGCGGCTTCCGCATCGAACTCGGCGAGATCGAGTCCGTGCTCGCCGGGCACGACGCCGTCGGCCAGATCGCCGTCGTCGTCCGCGAGGACCGGCCCGGCGTACGGCACCTGGTCGGCTACGCCGTCCCGGCCGCCGGGGCGACGCTGGACACCGAGCAGCTGCGGGCCTGGGCGGCCGAGCGGCTGCCCGAGTACATGGTGCCCCGGCCGGTCGTCGCCCTGGACGCGCTGCCGCTGACCACCAACGGCAAGCTGGACGTCGCCGCCCTGCCCGCGCCCGAGCACACCGAGGACGACGCCAGGGCGCCGCGCACCCCGCACGAGGAGCTGCTGTGCGGGCTGTTCGCCGAGGTGCTCGGCCTGGAGTCGGTGTCCGTGCACGACAACTTCTTCGAGCACGGCGGGCATTCGCTGCTGGCCACCCGCCTGGTCAGCCGGGTCCGCACGGTGCTCGGCGTCGAACTGCCCATCCGCCGGGTCTTCGAGGAGCCCACGCCGGCCGCGCTGGCCGCCCGGCTCACCGACGCGACGGCGGCCGCCCGGCCGGCGCTGCGCCCGGTGGACCGGCCGGAGCGGGTGCCGCTGTCCTTCGCGCAGCGCAGGCTGTGGTTCCTCAACCGCATGGAGGGCCCGAGCGCCACCTACAACATCCCCTTCGCGGTACGCCTGTCCGGCGGGCTGGACGCGGCCGCGCTGACCGCCGCGTTCAACGACGTGGTCGGCCGGCACGAGGCCCTGCGCACCGTGTTCCCGGACACCGACGGCGAACCCCGGCAGCACGTCCTGCCCGCCGGGCACGCCGTCGTGGACATCGAGGTCACCGACATCACCGGGGCCGCGCTGCCCGCCGCCCTGCACGCGGCCGGCACGGCGGGCTTCGACCTCGCCGTCGACCTGCCGGTGCGCGCCCGGCTGTTCCGCCTCGCCCCGGACGAGCACGTGCTCTGCGCGGTCGTGCACCACATCGCGGGCGACGGCTGGTCGCAGGCGCCGCTGGTGCGCGACCTGTCGGCGGCCTACCGGGCCCGCCTGGAGGGCGCCGCCCCCGACTGGCGGCCGCTGCCGGTGCAGTACGCCGACTACACGCTGTGGCAGCGCGAACTGCTCGGCGACGAGCAGGACGACGACAGCACGGCCGCCGCCCAGCTGGCCTACTGGAAGGAACAGCTCTCCGGCGCGCCGCAGGAACTCGAACTGCCCACGGACCGGCCCCGACCCGCGGTCGCCGGCCACCAGGGCGGCGCCGTGCCGGTGCACATCGACGCCGAACTGACCGGCGCGCTGCGCGCGCTGGCGGCGAAGACCGACACCACGCCGTTCATGGTGTTCCAGGCGGCGCTGGCCGCGCTGCTGTCCCGGCTCGGCGCGGGCGACGACATCCCGATCGGCACCCCGGTGGCCGGCCGCACCGACGCCGCCGCCGACGACCTGATCGGCTTCTTCGTCAACACGCTGGTGCTGCGCACCGACGTGTCCGGCGCCCCGGGCTTCGCCGAACTGCTGCGCCGGGCCCGGGCGGTGGCGCTGGGCGCCTACGCCCACCAGGACCTGCCGTTCGAGCGGCTGGTCGACCTCGTCGGCGCCGACCGCTCGCTGTCGCACAACCCGCTGTTCCAGGTGATCCTGGCCTACCAGAACAACGACCTGCGCGAGGTCGAGCTGCCGGGACTGCGGGTCACCCCGCACGAGATGCCGCTGCCGGTCGCCAAGGTCGACCTGGAGCTCACCCTGGTCGAGGACGCCGCCGGCGGAGGCATCTCCGGCCTGCTGAACTACGCCACCGACCTGTTCGACCGGAGCAGCGCCGAACGCGTCGCCGCCCATCTGGTGGCGCTGCTGCGGGCCGCGGTCGCCGACCCCGCCCGGCCGGTCCGGGACCTGGAGATCCTGCCGCCCGCCGACCGCGAGCGGCTGCTCACCGGCTGGAACGACACCCGCCGCCCGGTGCCCGCCGGCACCGTCCCGGAGCTGTTCGCCGAGCGGGCCGCCGCGCACGCCGGCCGTCCCGCCGTCGTCTCCGACACCGGCGCCCTCGACTACGCCACACTGGCCGGCCGGGTCAACCGGCTCGCCCGGCTGCTGATCGAGCGCGGGGCGGGCCCGGAGGACCGGGTCGCCCTGGTCCTGCCGCGCTCCGCGGACCTCACCACCGCCCTGCTCGCGGTGATGACCGCGGGCGCCGCCTACATCCCGGTCGACCCCCAGCACCCCGCCGACCGCATCGAGTACATGCTCACCGACGGCGACCCGGTGCTCGTGGTCACCCTCACCGGGCTGGCCGACCGGCTCCCGGACCAGATCGCCGAGCCGGTGTTCCTGGACAGCCCCGAGGTCGTCCAGGCCCTCGACCGCCTCTCCGGCGCCGAGGTCACCGACGCCGACCGGCGGGTCCCGCTGATGCCGGCCCATCCCGCCTACGTCATCTACACCTCCGGCTCCACCGGCCGCCCCAAGGGCGTCGTCGTCGGACACCGGGGAGTGGCCAGCCTGGCCGCCTGGCAGGCCGAGTACCTGGGAGTGGGCGAGGACAGCCGGGTCGGGCAGTTCGCCGCGCCGAGCTTCGACGCCGCCGCCTGGGAGACGGTGATGGCGCTGCTCAACGGCGCCACCCTGCTGCTCACCCCGCAGGACGGGCCGGTCCTCGGCGACGACCTCACCGCCTTCCTGCGCGAGCGGGCCGTCACCCACGCCACCCTCACTCCGACCGCCCTGTCCGGCGCCGACCCGGAGTCCGCGCCCGCCGGGCTGACCCTGGTCCTCGCCGGTGAGGCCGTCCCGCGCGACCTGGTGGCCCGCTGGGCGCCCGGCCGCCGGGTGATCAACGCCTACGGCCCCACCGAGACCACCGTCTGCGCCACGGCGTCCGCGCCGGTCGACGGCACCGTCGCCCCGCCCATCGGCGGCCCCATCGCCAACACCCGCGTCTACGTCCTGGACGGCGCGCTGCACCCGTGCCCGGTCGGTGTCGCGGGCGAGCTGTACGTGGCGGGCGCCGGCCTGGCGCGCGGCTATCTGCGCCGGCCCGGTCTCACCGCGGAGCGGTTCGTCGCCGACCCGTTCGGCGGGCCCGGCGAGCGCCTGTACCGCACCGGGGACGTGGTCCGGTGGCGGCCCGACGGCGATCTGGAGTTCGTCGGCCGCCGCGACGACCAGGTGAAGCTGCGCGGCTTCCGCATCGAGCTCGGCGAGATCGAGGCGGCCGTCTCGGGCTGCGCCGAAGTGGACTCGGCGGCCGTCGTGGTCCGCGAGGACCGCCCCGGCGTACGGCAGTTGGTGGCCTACGTCGTGCCCGACGGGGACGCCGAGCGGCTGCCGGAGGCCGTGCGCGCCCACGCGGCCGAGCGGCTGCCGGAGTACATGGTGCCGCAGGCGGTCGTCGTGGTGGACGCGCTGCCGCTGACGGTGAACGGCAAGCTCGACCACGCGGCCCTGCCCGCCCCGGAGTTCGGCGGCGACGACGGCGGCCGGGCGGCGGCGACCGACGCCGAGAAGATCGTCGCCGAGGCGTTCCGCGAGGTGCTGGGACTGCCCGAAGTGAGCGCCGACGCGGGCTTCTTCGAGCTCGGCGGCGACAGCATCGTCTCCATCAAGCTGGTCGGCGAGGTCCGCAAGGGCGGCCTGGTCATCACGCCCCGGGACGTGTTCGAGCACAAGACGGTCGCCGGTCTCGCGGCGGCCGCCCGCAGCGTGGACGACCTGCCCGCGCAGGACCCGGACGCCGGCATCGGCGAGGTCCCGCTCACCCCGATGACGCACTGGCTGCGCGAACTCGGCGGCCGCACCGAACGGTTCCACCAGTCGGTGCTGCTGCAGGTGCCCGCCGGCCTCGGCCTGGACCACCTCACCGCGGCCGTGCGCACCGTCCTCGACCACCACGACGCGCTGCGGCTCACCCTGTCGGACACGGCGGGGGAGTGGTCGTACGAGGTACGGCCGCGCGGCGCGGTGGACGCGGCCGGCTGCGTCGGCCGGGTCGACGTGGCCGGCGCCGGGCCCGGCGAGCTGCGGGCCGCGATCGGCCGGCACGCCGAGCGGGTCGTCGGCGAACTGTCCCCGTCGGACGGCGAGACGCTGCGGGCGGTCTGGTTCGACGCCGGCCCGGACACCCCGGGCAGGCTGCTGCTCGTCGCCCACCACCTGGTGGTCGACGGGGTGTCCTGGCGGATCCTGGTGCCCGACCTGGCCGCCGCCTGGCAGGCCGCCGCGTCGGGCGCCGAGCCCGCCCTCGAACCGGTCGGCACCCCGTGGCGGCGCTGGGCCCAGTGGCTCGGCGAACTGTCCGCGCAGCCCGCCCGCGCCGCGCAGGCCGCCTGGTGGGCGGACCAGCTGCGGGACGAGGACACCCAGGTGACCGCCGCACCGCGCGACCCGGCCGTCGACACCATGGGCACCCAGAGCGCGCTCGCCGTCACCCTGCCCGAGGACGTCACCGAGCGGCTGCTGACCGCCGTTCCGGCCGCGGCGCGCTGCGGCGTGGAGGACGTGTTCCTCACGGCGTTCGCCCTCGCGGTCGCCGACTGGCGCAGACGGCGCGGACTCGGCGCCGGCACCGCCGTCCTGGTCGACGTCGAACGGCACGGCCGGCAGATACCGCCGGACCACGACCTCGACGTCTCCCGCACCGTCGGCTGGTTCACCAGCCTCGCCCCGGTGCGCCTGGACCTCGGACCGGTCTCCTGGGGCCAGGTGTTCAACAGCCCCGGCGCCCTGCACAAGGCCCTCTCCCGGGTCAAGGAGACCCTGCGCGAGATGCCCGACGAGGGCGTCGGCTACGGCCTGCTGCGCCACCTCAACCCGCGCACCCGCGACGAACTGGCCGCCTACCAGCAGCCCCAGTTCGGCTTCAACTACCTGGGCCGCACGGCGGTCGCCGACGCGTCCGCCGACGACGACTGGAGCATGTCCGCCGACGGCGAGGTGCTGCGCGAACTGGGCGGCGGCGACCCGCAGATGCCCGCCCCGCACGCGGTCTCCCTCAACGTCGTCGTGGAGGACGGCCCGGCCGGCCCGCGCCTGATCGCCAACTGGACCTGGCCGCGCCGCCTGCTGGAGCCCGACGAGCTGCACCGGCTCGCCGACGGCTGGTTCCACGCGCTCACCGCGCTCGCCGACCACGCCGCCGAGGAACAGCCCACCGGCCTCACCCCCTCGGACCTGTCACTGATCGACCTCGAACTCGACGACCTCGGGGTGCTCGAAACGGAGTGGAGGAAGACCCAGTGA